The following proteins are encoded in a genomic region of Cryptococcus gattii WM276 chromosome I, complete sequence:
- a CDS encoding uncharacterized protein (Similar to TIGR gene model, INSD accession AAW45838.1): protein MSPSKPAWLPVLEQQLKENPKCLAYAFSTLSQEGNPKVRHVIHRGFTPSSLLLTTTDTRMGKPAHLSHSSTIELAWWLSSSNVQVRITGQAYTIPPTSFLSNEELSRIVDGLKVKGTEESKKEWWEGKREELWQGVSSHLRAGFARPPPGKRLEEVEDSSRWPQTVPAKSVSPTISGHRFFLM, encoded by the exons ATGTCACCATCAAAACCCGCATGGCTCCCTGTCCTTGAACAACAGCTCAAAGAGAACCCCAAGTGTCTCG CTTATGCTTTTTCCACTTTATCCCAGGAAGGTAACCCCAAGGTTAGGCATGTAATCCACAGAGGAT TTACACCGTCTAGTCTTCTTCTAACAACCACTGACACCCGAATGGGTAAACCCGCCCACCTCTCACACTCATCAACGATCGAACTTGCTTGGTGGCTATCCTCCTCTAATGTCCAAGTCCGAATTACAGGTCAAGCGTATACCATTCCTCCCACCTCATTTCTCTCAAACGAGGAGCTTAGTAGAATCGTCGATGGGCTCAAGGTTAAGGGCACAGAAGAAAGCAAGAAAGAGTGGtgggaagggaagagggaagagcTATGGCAAGGAGTCAGCAGTCACTTACGTGCAGGGTTTGCAAGGCCCCCTCCCGGAAAGAGGCTGGAGGAAGTTGAGGACTCCAGCAGGTGGCCTCAAACTGTCCCCGCCAAATCGGTGAGTCCGACTATCAGTGGTCATAGATTTTTTCTAATGTAA
- a CDS encoding Hypothetical Protein (Similar to TIGR gene model, INSD accession AAW45916.1): MYFHQLEISGRPRRAAAASSRRPAPTHTVDLEGADPEFLALSLKQRRAIDKAFEKGVRSVRGSEKRKRRKIASGKAVNVELGAKDEGCIVGESGGGGFLEEDGGGGPLSEDPDEGFVAGDDAGGFVIDDDAGGFVPDDDQGGFLPGDDAGGFVSDGGYQDGVVSEDSKHLEQQLPSHYSSQTFTKLVPLYLLPTLLTSLGLPSDEDVLQVFRASAMGWDESSNKRALDTEDAAGVELKDFRAVCAALMDPDDGEEVEDVELGSNDDDDDKDTFEPSGEESALTSLSESSYGDTPNKNRSKTARNTAGKTRVKGKGVLEDQISLSLNQRAMVKDIWDMLKPSEKQKKFGADILGRNEVKELVRTLGEMWSDEEITDMVTLFSSQHEGRGLTFEDFGKVMLRAGLV, translated from the exons ATGTATTTTCATCAGCTTGAAATA TCTGGCAGACCGCGTcgagcagcagcagcttcttcacGCCGCCCAGCCCCCACTCACACAGTTGACCTCGAAGGTGCGGACCCGGAGTTTCTCGCTCTCAGCCTGAAACAGCGGCGAGCAATCGATAAAGCATTTGAAAAAGGAGTCAGGTCAGTAAGAGGAAgtgagaagaggaaaagacGGAAAATTGCGAGTGGAAAGGCGGTAAATGTCGAGTTGGGCGCTAAGGACGAAGGTTGTATTGTAGGTGAAAGTGGCGGGGGCGGGTTTttggaggaagatggtggaggGGGACCTCTATCAGAGGATCCTGACGAAGGATTCGTAGCGGGAGATGATGCAGGGGGGTTTGTGATTGATGATGACGCTGGAGGATTCGTCCCTGACGACGATCAAGGCGGATTCCTTCCCGGAGACGATGCTGGCGGCTTCGTCTCCGACGGCGGATATCAAGACGGCGTTGTGTCAGAAGATTCAAAACATTTGGAGCAACAACTGCCATCCCATTACTCGTCACAGACATTCACCAAGCTTGTTCCTTTATATCTTCTCCCCACTCTCTTGACCTCCCTTGGCCTTCCTTCAGACGAAGATGTGCTCCAAGTCTTCCGTGCCTCCGCAATGGGATGGGATGAAAGTAGTAATAAGCGCGCTCTAGACACAGAAGACGCAGCTGGAGTAGAACTTAAAGACTTTAGGGCGGTCTGTGCAGCACTTATGGATCcagatgatggagaagaagtggaggaTGTAGAATTGGGAAGTAACGACGACGATGACGATAAGGATACCTTCGAACCTTCTGGCGAAGAGTCTGCTCTGACCTCGTTATCGGAGTCCTCGTATGGAGATACTCCTAATAAAAATCGCTCCAAGACGGCACGAAACACGGCAGGGAAAACACGCGTTAAAGGCAAGGGTGTACTCGAAGACCAGATCAGTCTTTCTTTAAATCAGAGGGCGATGGTCAAAGATATCTGGGATATGCTTAAACCTTCAgagaagcagaagaagtTCGGGGCGGATATTTTAGGGCGAAACGAAGTGAAAGAGCTGGTCAGGACGCTCGGTGAGATGTGGAGTGATGAAGAG ATCACTGACATGGTGACACTTTTCTCGAGTCAACATGAGGGCAGAGGACTTACTTTCGAAGATTTTGGAAAAGTGATGCTTCGGGCCGGCCTTGTCTGA
- a CDS encoding Hypothetical Protein (Similar to TIGR gene model, INSD accession AAW45839.1), which translates to MSTLAMGKSLIDPRYCCCAVPLVNAGIYTVLGEQAVLGAAIGIVVFATPDIVGASFPSFGSYIFAVICFVIAAFQPIGFIGVLREKTSTFKVYSLLNALGILAALICSAALIITSALRHDTAVTDCEYKFFSDTGNSSSTANQTLASESQALCSAFAWADVGIMGGLWVILLVVQGYFVYLTRVYSTSQVSDHKLYHSVYSENPEAFTMSILRSTRYNPGSVYNTMHGPDADVWDARPSMDSVRDVPAAHGGYSDGSQPLHYENNYGEPQNHPLHYTTYPSAEQQGAQYVFTAPGGGYVDHPAETRIR; encoded by the exons ATGTCAACACTGGCAATGGGCAAGAGTCTAATAGACCCAAGATACTGTTGCTGCG CCGTACCTCTAGTTAACGCAGGTATCTACACCGTTTTAGGAGAACAGGCA GTGCTCGGTGCTGCCATAGGGATTGTGGTTTTTGCGACTCCCGATA TTGTTGGTgcttccttcccttcctttGGAAGCTATATATTTGCCGTTATTTGCTTCGTTATTGCAGCTTTCCAGCCTATTGGTTTTATTGGCGTATTGAGA GAAAAAACATCAACATTTAAAGTGTATAGCCTTCTGAATGCTCTTGGTATCTTAGCAGCTCTGATATGCTCTGCTGCTCTAATCATCACATCGGCACTCAGGCATGATACTGCTGTGACGGATTGCGAG TACAAGTTCTTTTCCGATACCGGAAATTCCTCTTCTACCGCAAACCAGACACTCGCTAGTGAGAGCCAAGCACTGTGCAGTGCATTTGCCTGGGCGGATGTTGGAATTATGGGCGGATTATGGGTAATTTTATTGGTCGTTCAAGGATACTTCGTGTA CCTCACTCGAGTATACTCCACCTCCCAAGTATCAGACCACAAGCTTTATCATTCTGTTTACTCTGAGAACCCCGAAGCGTTCACAATGTCCATTCTCCGATCTACCCGCTACAACCCCGGTTCCGTCTACAACACCATGCATGGCCCAGATGCGGACGTGTGGGACGCGAGACCGAGCATGGACTCTGTGCGAGATGTACCTGCAGCTCACGGAGGATACTCGGACGGATCACAGCCATTACATTACGAGAATAACTATGGTGAACCACAAAACCACCCTCTCCACTATACGACGTATCCCTCTGCTGAACAACAAGGCGCGCAATATGTGTTCACCGCTCCTGGTGGAGGATATGTTGATCACCCAGCAGAAACAAGAATACGGtaa
- a CDS encoding lactonohydrolase, putative (Similar to TIGR gene model, INSD accession AAW45840.1~D-lactonohydrolase) has translation MSINSADLQERGMEGKTLPAPLGSSIKSFPSAKGFSWKPKFVYIGLMAALATLAYITLCTLPSAVITRAPHLSTFKRRSGPRELPEYAQRIYPKDFAVLDTVPPPTEFDGSSLFVPPGTTKESLKAKPFHIYDDSFLDIIGTNPTLTLIADSGTNPLFHEAVVWYTVKDEMFFTQNAGAKAAGTGLNKSAVIEKIPLSEAAAVQRHEKNQTEVFVVNSTVQVMNPNGATPYGDKFIFTGQGQGPNVPPALYMLDPEEPYHATVILNNFFGRQFNSPNDVSVNPRNGEIYFTDVMYAYLQDFRPAPGLPNQVYRFNMKTGLVQVVADGLNMPNGITFSPDGRHVYVSDTAIFSAFWGTNYTYPATIYRWDVEDDGTWSNRKFFTYIHVGAPDGIHTDSHGNLYAGVGDGIHVFNPSGMLIGKIYVGETSANFNFAGHGRMVICAETHLYYATLAASGWDPKAKTV, from the exons ATGTCTATCAATTCGGCCGACTTGCAAGAAAGAGGAATGGAGGGCAAGACCTTACCTGCACCCTTGGGTAGCTCTATTAAGTCTTTTCCCAGTGCTAAGGGATTCTCATGGAAGCCAAAGTTTGTATATATAGGCCTGATGGCAGCCCTGGCTACTTTGGCCTATATCACTTTATGCACCTTACCTTCTGCTGTTATCACTCGGGCTCCTCACCTCAGCACGTTCAAACGTCGCAGCGGCCCCCGTGAGCTTCCTGAGTACGCTCAGAGGATTTATCCTAAGGATTTCGCTGTTCTCGATACCGTACCGCCTCCTACCGAATTCGACGGAAGTTCT CTGTTTGTTCCCCCAGGAACCACCAAAGAATCTCTCAAAGCCAAGCCTTTCCACATCTACGACGACTCTTTTCTCGATATCATTGGAACAAACCCTACTCTGACTCTAATAGCCGACAGCGGTACCAACCCTCTTTTCCACGAAGCTGTTGTTTG GTATACGGTAAAAGACGAGATGTTCTTCACACAGAATGCAGGTGCCAAAGCTGCTGGCACCGGTCTAAACAAGTCGGCGGTGATTGAGAAGATTCCTCTCTCagaagcagcagcagtGCAAAGGCATGAAAAGAACCAAACCGAAGTTTTTGTTGTTAACAGCACCGTCCAAGTCATGAACCCTAACG GCGCCACCCCCTACGGCGACAAATTTATCTTCACTGGACAAGGACAGGGTCCAAACGTACCTCCTGCACTTTACATGCTCGATCCTGAAGAACCATATCACGCCACTG TCATCCTTAACAATTTCTTCGGCCGTCAATTCAACTCTCCCAACGACGTTTCTGTCAATCCTCGCAACGGGGAGATTTACTTTACCGACGTCATGTACGCATATCTGCAAGACTTTAGGCCCGCTCCTGGTCTTCCCAATCAGGTTTACAGGTTTAACATGAAAACTGGCCTAGTTCAGGTGGTTGCAGACGGATTGAACATGCCTAACG GTATCACATTTTCCCCCGACGGAAGGCATGTGTATGTCTCGGACACCGCCATTTTCTCT GCATTTTGGGGTACGAACTACACCTATCCAGCCACCAT CTACCGATGGGACGTCGAAGATGACGGTACCTGGAGTAATCGGAAATTCTTTACCTATATCCACGTTGGTGCTCCTGACG GTATTCACACTGATTCCCATGGAAATCTCTACGCGGGCGTGGGTGACGGTATTCATGTCTTCAACCCATCTGGTATGCTTATCGGGAAGATCTACGTGGGAGAAACCTCCGCCAACTTCAACTTTGCTGGTCACGGGCGTATGGTCATCTGTGCAGAAACACATCTGTACTATGCCACGCTTGCTGCATCGGGATGGGATCCTAAGGCGAAGACCGTTTAA
- a CDS encoding map kinase kinase kinase mkh1, putative (Similar to TIGR gene model, INSD accession AAW45841.1) gives MSHHPQLSVSTGSAGAGPSTPTLPRRPQGARRRGVLPGLFIANPDNSDGESSPPKAGSQKSPSGVSPISVSSSSGRGGPSSVSIPPPESPSHSIRERGSLPYPPLPAPRSSPLPSISTFPSPQPSISAPLPAPTAYGHAPEISSGPPQPPPQPQRHLQRAFTTPVPEHSPRPFPESHSSSTGTTSFHQQVPNSPSRALPPLPSPITRQSTVPSPVSPAHGQPYSAPPAYHPHNQTRVASPDDAISPATGSEHGSIMSAGIGHRNRSGSVQGQQVRLQVTTDNEAFHLVDITGINTAEGIREKVFSKLRIRDEDYPTLSMYRTEIGEPADETPILPAALLNICRTLGDSRASLKFLVKQTDVPPSSAASVIPPVAAQTDYHPFRAAADLRRAGVPPITTDLSNPVLYRVSSRHSKEGSDWSGPGLSRSTRKSVLQNAGVRLSTSTGGSRSPVTEHSTSLGTSSPALPTPPIPPHSASLQAGEPSIHSSPSSRPSSKHYEFNEFSLPPQFDHFKPSNAASAFPPSGTSISDAYGNENATAGPSRPAVSQEQGSQGLGLSLDDDIDPETRALIEQFQREEQEAQRKEEERKRQLEADEELAKREQQSERELWEMMQQMQKEQRQREQAQIAEDEARARQVEEEQRQEEEQRQALEAARTAWEAEQREQREQREQREQQESRFHTFEKDRRQRQQFFQNRARMGAPLDDSTAWESTWMVSPSTEGSLSSRRPSEGRLPMVQTSASRTSQTQSPALPPRQTSQPMYQPSQSQYLPDFAYSHRRPSGFPNTPYAETSHAQERLHDPRLQQATGRSPAPGQRGQTSNTPRPESQRIRHPFSYAAHELSNEHLQTPALSTTRSVDNLRMTSGPLGMTSRQSQVYGPPRTSITPAPGFAEHRNIQPAAASATSYRSPSLDRARDGRYPEPLHSSSRGVATMAPTAIDTGLVPFPSPHPNSATSSASWRSHPQQFNSLPRSARGPTFDITRPNTVHYDRSPPPPTSPETTIPPRRPSTYYDDVHVPDTARTIVEDVATARRPSSPFPWGDRARSGSASTPYRTGSPVPVEQPRISEASGFDDTESQLPYAHNTSPRSSWLSVSRAGAGRSDSDTLSVAGTVSSEATVRPGKGMGEDNDTNSGDTAKAGQWDRHLQEMIAKMGPGNEEGTLRPRKEEEEDEATLFITPPVRASETTPSGASAIRPSPSKPNLIVNTASLSQQAYHQLNPVLSASTPSDSATESESTGEGDGEIEGSNLKRSKSFARPRDPNQWNFRPEPEQLYENLDRVFPQIDLDRPIVQGAESTPSTPGMESPSRVEIIGGLPLPAGAAPGRQGGPQAGSGPLGRAPQAAGPPSAPAGGFNRSKFNKAENRRSIRVVADHKRRTLQRQISRHEDLPPEYDVGAEEVNSVMDDRVVNPRSDEQRKKENRRSSSMWDHKLVEVTRFARAQANREADIPESPASDGKPGTVNWVKGELIGKGSYGRVYIALNVTTGDMMAVKQVELPATEIERHDSRQQGMIKALRDEIELLKGLEHKNIVAYLGYETSPEYLSIFLEYVPGGTIASIYRTPNQARFEPQLVRFFTEQILEGLAYLHSKNIWHRDLKGDNILVDAQGICKISDFGISKQTADAYDSFGQATNMKGSVFWMAPEVIHSYSERSYSGKVDIWSLGCVVLEMWTGKRPWGDMEQFAAMFELFNKRSRPPLPPDIVLSSVALDFLNEKCLATDPRNRPMARDLLQHEFIKDKDLTWTFKDSKIGKAVAKRGAKRPQA, from the exons ATGTCTCACCACCCGCAGCTCTCAGTTTCGACTGGGTCTGCTGGTGCTGGGCCATCCACTCCGACGCTGCCTCGTCGTCCTCAAGGTGCGCGTCGGCGCGGTGTTTTGCCTGGGTTATTCATCGCAAACCCAGACAACTCCGATGGGGAAAGCTCCCCACCCAAAGCTGGAAGCCAAAAATCACCGTCAGGAGTATCACCTATCAGTGTATCGTCGAGCTCCGGGAGAGGTGGTCCTAGTTCAGTATCCATCCCTCCGCCAGAATCACCATCGCATAGCATCAGAGAGCGAGGAAGCTTGCCTTATCCCCCACTTCCTGCACCTAGATCTTCCCCTTTACCCTCTATATCGACATTCCCAAGCCCACAGCCGTCAATATCGGCGCCCTTGCCTGCGCCAACTGCATATGGTCACGCTCCAGAGATATCGTCTGGACCACCGCAGCCGCCCCCTCAACCGCAGCGACATCTTCAGCGAGCGTTTACAACCCCAGTTCCGGAACATTCACCTCGACCCTTCCCAGAATCTCATTCTTCAAGCACAGGTACAACGTCATTCCACCAACAAGTTCCTAACTCTCCATCGCGTGCTCTTCCGCCGCTACCATCGCCCATCACACGGCAGTCGACTGTGCCTTCTCCCGTATCCCCGGCGCACGGGCAACCATATTCCGCTCCTCCCGCGTATCATCCCCATAATCAAACAAGAGTGGCAAGTCCTGACGATGCGATAAGCCCTGCCACTGGCAGCGAACATGGGAGCATAATGAGTGCGGGGATAGGGCATAGAAATCGGTCCGGTTCAGTGCAGGGGCAACAGGTCAGACTGCAAGTGACGACGGACAACGAGGCATTCCATTTGGTGGATATCACTGGGATAAATACTGCTGAAGGTATACGTGAGAAAGTATTCTCAAAA CTCCGTATTCGAGATGAAGATTACCCAACTCTGTCGATGTATCGTACCGAAATTGGAGAGCCGGCAGATGAAACACCTATATTACCTGCTGCCCTTCTTAACATCTGCCGTACCCTCGGAGATTCTCGAGCTAGCCTCAAATTCTTAGTCAAGCAAACCGATGTTCCACCATCATCCGCCGCATCTGTCATTCCACCGGTTGCCGCTCAAACCGATTATCATCCTTTTCGCGCAGCAGCGGATCTTCGGCGTGCAGGAGTTCCCCCAATAACGACAGATTTATCTAATCCAGTACTTTACCGTGTATCAAGTCGTCACTCAAAAGAAGGTAGT GACTGGTCAGGGCCGGGTTTGTCAAGGAGCACAAGAAAGTCTGTGTTACAGAATGCGGGTGTGCGACTATCGACTTCAACAGGCGGATCGAGATCACCTGTCACAGAACACTCAACTTCTTTAGGTACGAGCTCTCCAGCTTTGCCTACACCACCTATTCCTCCTCATTCCGCCTCACTACAGGCTGGCGAGCCTTCCATTCATTCTTCCCCGTCCAGCCGACCGTCTAGCAAACATTATGAATTCAATGAATTCTCTTTACCTCCTCAATTCGACCATTTTAAGCCTTCCAATGCTGCGTCTGcctttcctccttctgGAACCTCAATCAGCGACGCATATGGAAACGAAAATGCAACTGCTGGTCCTAGCCGTCCAGCCGTGAGTCAAGAGCAAGGCAGCCAAGGACTCGGGCTTAGTTTGGATGATGACATTGACCCAGAGACTCGCGCACTGATAGAGCAGTTCCAAAGGGAGGAGCAAGAGGCGcaaagaaaagaggaagaaagaaagaggcAGCTCGAAGCTGATGAAGAATTGGCAAAAAGAGAGCAACAGAGCGAAAGAGAGCTGTGGGAGATGATGCAGCAAATGCAGAAGGAGCAGAGACAGAGAGAACAAGCGCAAATCGCGGAAGATGAAGCTAGAGCT AGACAGGTAGAGGAGGAGCAgaggcaagaagaagaacagaGACAAGCACTAGAAGCAGCTCGTACGGCGTGGGAGGCGGAGCAGCGGGAACAAAGGGAACAGCGAGAGCAGCGAGAGCAGCAGGAGAGTCGGTTTCATACATTTGAAAAAGATAGGCGGCAGAGACAACAGTTCTTTCAGAACAGAGCTAGGATGGGGGCCCCTTTGGATGACTCGACGGCATGGGAGTCTACTTGGATGGTCAGCCCTTCAACAGAAGGGTCGCTCTCGTCAAGAAGGCCCTCAGAGGGACGACTGCCCATGGTGCAGACATCGGCATCAAGAACTAGTCAGACTCAGTCGCCAGCGCTACCGCCACGGCAAACCAGTCAGCCTATGTACCAGCCATCACAGTCGCAATACCTGCCGGACTTCGCGTACTCTCACCGCCGACCGTCTGGGTTCCCCAATACTCCCTACGCCGAAACCTCGCATGCCCAAGAGCGACTACATGACCCCCGATTGCAACAGGCAACGGGACGTTCACCGGCTCCGGGGCAGCGCGGGCAGACGTCCAATACCCCCCGCCCGGAATCTCAGCGAATTCGACATCCCTTCAGCTATGCTGCTCATGAGCTAAGTAATGAGCATCTTCAAACCCCTGCACTGTCCACCACTAGATCTGTGGATAATTTGAGGATGACCAGCGGGCCACTTGGTATGACTTCACGCCAGAGCCAAGTCTACGGGCCTCCGAGAACATCAATCACCCCTGCTCCAGGATTTGCAGAACACCGCAATATTCAACCTGCAGCTGCTTCCGCAACGTCGTATCGCAGTCCATCATTGGACAGAGCCAGAGACGGGAGGTATCCTGAACCCTTGCATTCCTCATCTCGGGGGGTGGCAACCATGGCACCAACTGCAATTGATACAGGTCTCGTCCCATTCCCGTCACCGCATCCGAACAGCGCGACTTCTTCGGCTTCCTGGCGAAGTCACCCACAGCAGTTCAATTCTTTACCAAGATCGGCTCGCGGTCCAACATTCGATATCACACGACCCAACACTGTACACTACGACCGatctccacctcctcccACCTCGCCTGAAACCACAATTCCGCCTCGCCGACCATCCACGTATTACGACGACGTTCATGTGCCGGACACTGCTCGCACCATAGTTGAAGATGTTGCAACTGCTCGTCGGCCGTCTTCTCCATTCCCTTGGGGCGATCGAGCTAGAAGCGGTAGTGCATCAACTCCATACCGTACAGGATCACCCGTCCCGGTCGAGCAACCTAGGATCAGTGAGGCAAGTGGATTTGACGATACCGAATCGCAATTGCCCTACGCCCATAACACAAGCCCTCGATCCAGTTGGCTATCAGTTTCTAGAGCTGGTGCTGGTCGAAGCGACTCTGACACTTTGTCTGTAGCTGGCACTGTTAGCAGCGAGGCGACAGTTAGGCCAGGAAAGGGCATGGGTGAAGACAATGACACAAATTCGGGAGACACAGCCAAAGCTGGGCAATGGGACAGACATCTACAGGAGATGATCGCGAAAATGGGACCAGGAAACGAAGAAGGGACTTTGAGACcaaggaaggaagaagaagaagatgaagcaACACTGTTTATCACGCCTCCTGTCCGGGCATCAGAAACGACTCCGTCCGGCGCAAGCGCCATACGTCCATCACCTTCGAAACCTAATCTCATCGTTAACACCGCGTCTTTGAGTCAGCAGGCGTATCATCAACTTAATCCTGTACTGTCGGCTAGTACGCCATCAGATAGTGCAACAGAGTCTGAAAGCACGGGTGAAGGTGATGGTGAGATTGAGGGATCCAACCTCAAGCGCAGTAAATCCTTTGCTCGCCCGAGAGACCCCAATCAATGGAATTTCCGTCCGGAACCTGAGCAACTGTATGAAAATCTCGATAGGGTTTTCCCGCAGATCGATTTGGATAGACCTATTGTGCAAGGGGCTGAGTCGACGCCGTCGACACCCGGGATGGAATCGCCGAGTCGAGTAGAGATCATTGGTGGATTACCATTGCCTGCAGGTGCAGCTCCCGGTAGACAAGGTGGTCCCCAGGCTGGGTCAGGACCTTTGGGTAGGGCGCCCCAAGCAGCGGGACCTCCTTCGGCACCTGCTGGAGGTTTCAATAGATCAAAGTTCAATAAAGCGGAGAATCGCCGGTCAATTCGAGTTGTTGCCGATCACAAGCGTCGCACCCTCCAGCGTCAAATCTCCCGACACGAAGACCTTCCACCAGAATATGACGTCGGTGCTGAAGAGGTCAATTCTGTCATGGATGATCGAGTTGTGAACCCGAGAAGTGACGAGcagagaaagaaggaaaacAGGCGAAGCTCGAGCATGTGGGATCATAAGTTGGTGGAGGTTACGAGGTTCGCGCGAGCTCAGGCCAACCGCGAAGCTGATATCCCAGAGTCACCTGCCTCTGATGGCAAGCCTGGCACTGTGAACTGGGTTAAAGGCGAGCTTATCGGGAAAGGCTCTTATGGCAGGGTGTATATCGCGCTCAATGTTACAACAGGAGATATGATGGCCGTCAAACAGGTCGAATTGCCAGCGACAGAAATTGAAAGGCATGACTCAAGGCAGCAAGGGATGATCAAAGCGTTAAGGGATGAAATCGAGTTGCTGAAGGGTTTAGAGCATAAGAACATTGTGGCGTATCTGG GATACGAAACAAGCCCCGAGTATTTGTCCAT TTTTCTTGAATATGTTCCCGGTGGTACCATCGCCTCAATCTACCGCACTCCGAACCAAGCCCGTTTCGAGCCTCAGCTTGTCAGATTCTTTACTGAGCAGATTCTAGAAGGGTTGGCTTACTTGCACTCAAAAAATATATGGCATCGA GATCTCAAAGGTGATAACATCTTGGTGGATGCGCAGGGCATATGTAAAATCTCAGACTTTGGAATTTCCAAGCAGACCG CCGATGCTTATGACTCCTTTGGCCAAGCTACCAACATGAAAGGCTCCGTCTTTTGGATGGCACCCGAGGTTATTCACTCTTATTCTGAGCGCTCATACTCCGGAAAGGTTGACATCTGGAGTTTGGGATGTGTTGTGCTTGAAATGTGGACTGGAAAGAGGCCATGGGGCGACATGGAGCAATTCGCTGCCATGTTTGAG CTCTTCAACAAACGGTCCAGACCGCCTCTTCCGCCTGATATCGTTCTTTCCTCTGTTGCCCTCGATTTCCTCAACGAAAAATGTCTTGCTACAGACCCTCGCAATCGCCCCATGGCGCGTGACCTTCTTCAACACGAGTTCATAAAAGATAAGGATTTGACTTGGACGTTTAAGGATAGCAAAATTGGAAAAGCTGTCGCAAAGAGGGGCGCGAAACGACCCCAAGCATGA